Proteins encoded in a region of the Hippocampus zosterae strain Florida chromosome 11, ASM2543408v3, whole genome shotgun sequence genome:
- the LOC127610617 gene encoding pyridoxal kinase-like isoform X2, producing MECRVLSIQSHVVRGYVGNKSASFPLQVLGFEVDSINSVQFSNHTGYSHWKGQVLTADELHVLYEGIKLNNVHQYDYVLTGYTRDTSFLEMVVDIVQELKRANPNLVYVCDPVLGDHGSMYVPQNLYPVYKNKVVPVADIITPNQFEAELLTGKNISTEKDAVEVMDLLHAMGPDTVVITSSDLPSRLGDRFLVSLGSQRHVRPDGSRTTQRVRIEVPKVDAVFVGTGDLFAAMLLAWTHHYPNDLKNWQVPVGGPAPPSWSCGWSRAKRTSKTPPS from the exons ATGGAGTGCCGCGTCCTGTCCATCCAGAGCCACGTCGTCCGAGGATATGTGGGCAACAAGAGCGCCTCTTTCCCGCTGCAG GTTTTGGGCTTCGAGGTGGACTCCATCAACTCGGTGCAGTTCTCCAACCATACAG GCTATTCGCACTGGAAGGGCCAAGTTTTGACAGCGGACGAACTGCACGTTCTCTACGAAGGCATCAAGCTCAACAACGTGCACCAGTACGATTACGTTCTGACAG GCTACACCAGGGACACGTCCTTCCTGGAGATGGTGGTGGATATCGTTCAGGAGCTCAAGAGAGCCAATCCAAATTTGGTGTACG TGTGCGACCCGGTGCTGGGTGACCACGGCTCCATG TACGTCCCTCAGAACCTCTATCCGGTGTACAAGAACAAGGTGGTTCCCGTCGCTGACATCATCACTCCCAACCAGTTTGAGGCAGA ACTGTTAACGGGGAAGAACATCAGCACAGAGAAGGATGCCGTGGAG GTGATGGACCTGCTGCACGCCATGGGCCCGGACACGGTGGTCATCACCTCCTCCGACCTGCCCTCCAGACTGGGCGATCGCTTCCTGGTGTCGCTGGGCAGCCAGCGTCACG TTCGCCCCGACGGCAGCAGGACAACGCAGAGGGTGAGAATCGAAGTTCCCAAAGTGGACGCCGTCTTTGTGGGGACGGGCGACTTGTTTGCCGCTATGCTGCTGGCGTGGACCCACCACTACCCGAATGACCTCAAG AACTGGCAGGTCCCGGTCGGAGGCCCAGCCCCCCCCAGCTGGAGCTGCGGATGGTCCAGAGCAAAGCGGACATCGAAGACCCCGCCATCGTGA
- the LOC127610617 gene encoding pyridoxal kinase-like isoform X1: MECRVLSIQSHVVRGYVGNKSASFPLQVLGFEVDSINSVQFSNHTGYSHWKGQVLTADELHVLYEGIKLNNVHQYDYVLTGYTRDTSFLEMVVDIVQELKRANPNLVYVCDPVLGDHGSMYVPQNLYPVYKNKVVPVADIITPNQFEAELLTGKNISTEKDAVEVMDLLHAMGPDTVVITSSDLPSRLGDRFLVSLGSQRHVRPDGSRTTQRVRIEVPKVDAVFVGTGDLFAAMLLAWTHHYPNDLKTACEKTFSVMHHVIQRTISYAHELAGPGRRPSPPQLELRMVQSKADIEDPAIVTEATVIS, encoded by the exons ATGGAGTGCCGCGTCCTGTCCATCCAGAGCCACGTCGTCCGAGGATATGTGGGCAACAAGAGCGCCTCTTTCCCGCTGCAG GTTTTGGGCTTCGAGGTGGACTCCATCAACTCGGTGCAGTTCTCCAACCATACAG GCTATTCGCACTGGAAGGGCCAAGTTTTGACAGCGGACGAACTGCACGTTCTCTACGAAGGCATCAAGCTCAACAACGTGCACCAGTACGATTACGTTCTGACAG GCTACACCAGGGACACGTCCTTCCTGGAGATGGTGGTGGATATCGTTCAGGAGCTCAAGAGAGCCAATCCAAATTTGGTGTACG TGTGCGACCCGGTGCTGGGTGACCACGGCTCCATG TACGTCCCTCAGAACCTCTATCCGGTGTACAAGAACAAGGTGGTTCCCGTCGCTGACATCATCACTCCCAACCAGTTTGAGGCAGA ACTGTTAACGGGGAAGAACATCAGCACAGAGAAGGATGCCGTGGAG GTGATGGACCTGCTGCACGCCATGGGCCCGGACACGGTGGTCATCACCTCCTCCGACCTGCCCTCCAGACTGGGCGATCGCTTCCTGGTGTCGCTGGGCAGCCAGCGTCACG TTCGCCCCGACGGCAGCAGGACAACGCAGAGGGTGAGAATCGAAGTTCCCAAAGTGGACGCCGTCTTTGTGGGGACGGGCGACTTGTTTGCCGCTATGCTGCTGGCGTGGACCCACCACTACCCGAATGACCTCAAG ACGGCTTGTGAGAAAACGTTTTCGGTGATGCATCACGTCATCCAGAGGACCATATCGTATGCTCACG AACTGGCAGGTCCCGGTCGGAGGCCCAGCCCCCCCCAGCTGGAGCTGCGGATGGTCCAGAGCAAAGCGGACATCGAAGACCCCGCCATCGTGACGGAGGCCACCGTCATATCATAA